The following coding sequences lie in one Cryomorphaceae bacterium genomic window:
- a CDS encoding CoA-binding protein: protein MKTLVLGASPNPQRYAYMAVKRLLANGYEVVAVGKRPGEIDGVPIQTHFPHVEGVHTISLYVGARYQPELYDYIRSIRPRRVIFNPGTENPEFQHQLEKEGIHAEHACTLVMLSAGTYGEPG, encoded by the coding sequence ATGAAGACCCTCGTTCTCGGTGCCTCGCCCAATCCGCAACGCTACGCCTACATGGCCGTAAAACGTCTGCTTGCCAACGGCTATGAAGTGGTTGCGGTTGGGAAAAGGCCGGGGGAGATTGACGGGGTTCCCATCCAGACCCATTTTCCGCATGTAGAAGGAGTGCACACCATTAGCTTGTACGTGGGCGCGCGCTACCAGCCTGAACTTTACGATTATATCCGATCCATTCGCCCCCGGCGTGTTATTTTCAATCCCGGAACAGAAAACCCCGAATTTCAGCATCAGTTAGAGAAGGAGGGAATTCACGCGGAACATGCCTGCACCCTGGTGATGCTCTCTGCGGGCACCTACGGGGAGCCGGGGTAG